The following coding sequences lie in one Klebsiella huaxiensis genomic window:
- a CDS encoding DUF1543 domain-containing protein produces the protein MSLFMFYVGGNAGKSNIEVHDIQFVVAETPEAAWPALRQAWFGDADKIHVDGYSRISWADGYDVTLAKEPSSSDVKLFFVNAGGYRPDTLAELHEFDLFVAHDVKDAKHKALQKLLCGVEQQHKDNLKEVDDCLLLEKVGDWYLHLTPNAKGVAPKPEWQGYQPIGLVAG, from the coding sequence GTGAGTTTGTTTATGTTTTATGTTGGTGGCAATGCAGGGAAATCGAATATTGAAGTACATGATATTCAGTTTGTGGTGGCAGAGACGCCAGAGGCGGCCTGGCCCGCGTTACGTCAGGCGTGGTTTGGTGATGCGGATAAAATTCATGTTGATGGCTACAGCCGTATTAGCTGGGCTGATGGTTATGACGTGACGCTGGCAAAAGAACCGTCATCCAGTGATGTGAAGTTATTTTTTGTGAATGCTGGTGGCTATCGCCCGGACACGCTGGCGGAGTTACATGAATTCGATCTTTTCGTCGCACATGATGTGAAAGACGCGAAGCACAAAGCGTTGCAAAAGCTGCTTTGTGGCGTCGAGCAGCAGCATAAAGACAATCTTAAAGAAGTGGATGATTGCCTACTGTTGGAAAAGGTTGGCGACTGGTATCTCCATCTCACGCCCAACGCCAAAGGTGTGGCTCCGAAACCAGAATGGCAGGGCTACCAGCCGATTGGCCTGGTAGCCGGTTAA
- a CDS encoding GFA family protein — protein MSKTLTGGCLCGYIRFSAVNPVSPHSCSCDMCQKHTGAQTAVWLEFTAKDVNWTGDGGTPAAWRSSQNTCRAFCPRCGSSLGAIDDGPVIALLTGVFDQPNDKIFAPEFHSFEDMKPSWWRQICPDAE, from the coding sequence ATGAGCAAAACGCTAACCGGCGGCTGCCTGTGCGGCTATATTCGCTTCAGCGCCGTTAACCCAGTCAGCCCGCACAGCTGTTCTTGCGATATGTGTCAGAAACATACCGGTGCTCAGACGGCAGTGTGGCTGGAGTTCACAGCCAAAGACGTCAACTGGACCGGCGATGGCGGCACGCCAGCAGCATGGCGATCGTCACAGAACACCTGCCGCGCCTTTTGCCCGCGTTGCGGCAGTTCACTGGGGGCCATTGATGACGGCCCGGTTATCGCCCTGCTGACCGGCGTGTTCGACCAGCCTAATGATAAAATCTTTGCCCCTGAGTTCCACTCATTTGAGGACATGAAGCCGTCATGGTGGCGGCAGATATGCCCTGATGCCGAATAA
- a CDS encoding CatA-like O-acetyltransferase, family 1 produces the protein MAHYRVIDKQSWPRKDHFDFYRGFANPSFNLCVPLEAQRLYECAKDRDVSFFQLALYALIRAANGVPQLKQRLLGDDIIEYDELAVMTPVMTAQEGFRQVWCDNAADFSTFSRAATPSINAAKHTAPAPLIVKGENFFCASCLPWLHFSAITHAEYYVGAAVPALTWGKLKNGIIPVAGKFNHAFIDGLHASRFFARVEEGFAEPDTLWQPQ, from the coding sequence GTGGCCCACTATCGCGTGATAGATAAACAAAGCTGGCCGCGAAAAGATCATTTTGATTTTTATCGCGGTTTTGCCAATCCCAGTTTTAACCTCTGCGTACCCTTAGAAGCACAGCGGTTATACGAGTGCGCAAAAGACCGCGACGTCTCTTTCTTCCAACTGGCACTCTATGCGCTGATTCGCGCGGCAAACGGGGTACCACAGCTTAAACAGCGCCTGCTGGGCGACGATATTATCGAATATGATGAACTGGCGGTGATGACGCCGGTGATGACCGCTCAGGAAGGGTTCCGCCAGGTATGGTGCGACAACGCCGCCGATTTTAGCACCTTCAGCCGGGCAGCGACGCCGAGCATTAATGCCGCCAAACACACCGCGCCGGCTCCGCTAATTGTCAAAGGCGAGAACTTTTTCTGCGCCAGCTGCCTGCCGTGGCTGCATTTCAGCGCGATTACCCACGCTGAATACTATGTCGGCGCGGCGGTTCCCGCCCTCACCTGGGGTAAGCTAAAAAACGGCATTATCCCGGTAGCAGGCAAGTTTAATCATGCTTTTATCGACGGCCTGCACGCCAGCCGCTTCTTCGCACGAGTGGAAGAAGGCTTTGCTGAACCCGACACGCTGTGGCAGCCACAATAG
- a CDS encoding VOC family protein: protein MKIAHIALWTRQLEQQARFWVSFFEGEINEKYCSQTNLGFESYFVKIGDDIAIELMTKPGLSELKPDNNHTGWVHLAISVDGAQRVDALAKRAEAQGILVSAPRTTGDGYYEAVIKDPDGNLVEIVA from the coding sequence ATGAAAATTGCCCATATCGCCCTATGGACCCGCCAGCTTGAGCAACAGGCCCGTTTTTGGGTGTCGTTCTTTGAAGGCGAAATAAATGAAAAGTATTGCAGCCAGACTAACCTCGGGTTTGAATCTTACTTTGTCAAAATCGGTGATGATATTGCCATTGAACTGATGACCAAACCGGGTCTTAGCGAGCTGAAACCGGATAATAACCACACCGGCTGGGTTCATCTGGCGATAAGCGTTGACGGCGCGCAAAGAGTCGATGCGCTGGCTAAACGCGCCGAGGCGCAAGGTATCCTGGTCTCTGCTCCGCGTACTACCGGCGACGGTTATTACGAAGCGGTTATCAAAGACCCTGATGGCAACCTGGTTGAAATCGTCGCATAG
- a CDS encoding DeoR/GlpR family DNA-binding transcription regulator → MLDYAAFPKQRQALICQILQENGRVVCAELASRLSVSEHTIRRDLHELSKEGFCKKVYGGAVMTLPESGDYSERKDKNTAIKSRIAQKCARLVKPGGCIFIDTGTTNLAMAEALPVELALTVVTNSPEIAAVLLKKPLYDVVMLGGQIQRATGGCVGASAVAQIQGMLFDQGFIGGCAMAPESGLTGFDFPDCEFKKAVIKQCSEIIVGLTSDKIPAVARFVVVESGDIDVLVVEENVSREYSDAFREHDIRIYTV, encoded by the coding sequence GTGCTCGATTATGCTGCTTTCCCTAAACAACGACAAGCGTTGATTTGCCAGATCCTGCAAGAAAACGGTAGGGTGGTTTGCGCTGAGCTGGCCAGCCGTCTGAGCGTATCAGAACACACAATTCGCCGTGATTTACATGAACTTAGCAAAGAGGGTTTTTGCAAGAAGGTTTACGGTGGGGCGGTTATGACTCTGCCTGAGTCGGGAGACTACAGCGAGCGCAAGGATAAGAATACGGCGATAAAAAGCAGAATCGCGCAGAAGTGCGCAAGGCTGGTTAAGCCCGGCGGCTGCATTTTTATCGATACCGGCACCACTAATCTGGCGATGGCGGAGGCGCTGCCTGTTGAGCTGGCGCTAACGGTAGTGACCAATTCTCCGGAGATCGCCGCGGTGCTGCTCAAGAAACCACTGTATGACGTGGTGATGCTGGGCGGCCAGATCCAACGGGCTACCGGCGGCTGCGTGGGGGCATCCGCCGTGGCGCAGATCCAGGGGATGTTGTTTGACCAGGGCTTTATCGGCGGCTGCGCGATGGCTCCGGAGTCTGGTCTCACGGGATTTGATTTTCCCGACTGCGAGTTTAAAAAAGCGGTTATTAAGCAGTGCAGCGAAATCATCGTGGGCCTGACTTCTGATAAGATCCCCGCGGTGGCGCGCTTTGTGGTGGTCGAAAGCGGCGACATTGATGTGCTGGTGGTGGAAGAGAATGTTAGTCGTGAATATAGCGATGCGTTCCGCGAGCACGATATTCGTATTTACACCGTTTAA
- a CDS encoding LysE family translocator, with amino-acid sequence MFLSSLMAIAAVLIVGVISPGPSFIYVARNAVARSRLHGLVTALGTGTGAAIFSIMAMMGLQKFLTAVPEMFIGLKVAGGLYLLWLGYKIFRSAAQPMDFTAGGIAAEHSLLKTFRDGLYTQLSNPKTALVFASIFTALLPERIPVAFYYIVPLMSFLIDVSWYSLVALVLSSSRPRSVYLRLKHKIDIVTATVLGALGLRLIATSLSK; translated from the coding sequence ATGTTTTTATCCAGCCTGATGGCCATTGCCGCAGTCCTTATCGTGGGCGTGATAAGCCCAGGACCGAGCTTTATTTATGTCGCCCGCAACGCGGTGGCCCGTTCACGCCTTCATGGCCTGGTCACCGCACTGGGGACCGGTACCGGCGCAGCTATCTTTTCGATTATGGCAATGATGGGTCTACAGAAGTTTTTGACGGCGGTACCAGAGATGTTTATCGGCCTGAAGGTTGCCGGTGGCCTGTATCTATTGTGGTTAGGCTATAAAATCTTTCGCAGCGCGGCACAGCCAATGGACTTCACCGCCGGGGGCATAGCGGCAGAACATTCGCTGTTGAAAACCTTCCGTGACGGTCTCTATACCCAGCTCAGCAACCCGAAAACGGCGCTGGTCTTCGCCTCTATTTTTACCGCCCTGCTGCCAGAGCGCATCCCTGTAGCCTTTTACTATATCGTACCGCTGATGAGCTTTCTGATTGATGTCAGTTGGTATTCACTGGTGGCCCTGGTGCTCTCTTCCTCCCGACCGCGCAGCGTCTATCTGCGTCTGAAGCACAAAATCGATATCGTCACCGCCACGGTATTGGGTGCGCTGGGATTGCGCCTGATAGCGACTTCGCTGTCGAAATAA
- a CDS encoding carbonic anhydrase, producing MQHIIEGFLNFQKEIFPQRKELFRSLASSQNPKALFISCSDSRLVPELVTQQDPGQLFVIRNAGNIVPSFGPEPGGVSATIEYAVVALGVTDIVICGHSNCGAMKAIATCQCLDTMPAVSHWLHYSDAAKAVVDKKTWANETDKVNGMVQENVIAQLNNIKTHPSVAVGLRDNTLRLHGWFYDIESGDIRALDKNSKNFVSLSENPDVFFE from the coding sequence ATGCAACATATCATTGAGGGTTTCCTCAACTTCCAAAAAGAGATCTTCCCGCAACGTAAAGAGCTCTTCCGCAGCCTGGCGTCCAGCCAGAATCCCAAAGCGCTGTTCATCTCCTGTTCGGATAGCCGCCTGGTGCCGGAGCTGGTGACTCAGCAGGATCCGGGTCAGCTGTTTGTTATTCGTAATGCCGGTAATATCGTTCCCTCTTTCGGACCGGAGCCGGGTGGGGTTTCCGCCACTATCGAGTACGCTGTCGTCGCCCTGGGCGTGACCGATATTGTGATTTGCGGCCACTCCAACTGCGGAGCGATGAAAGCGATCGCGACCTGTCAGTGTCTGGATACGATGCCCGCAGTTTCCCATTGGTTGCATTATTCCGATGCGGCAAAAGCGGTGGTGGATAAAAAGACCTGGGCGAATGAGACCGATAAGGTGAATGGCATGGTGCAGGAAAACGTCATCGCCCAGTTGAATAATATCAAAACCCACCCGTCGGTTGCCGTTGGCCTGCGCGACAATACCCTGCGTCTGCACGGCTGGTTCTACGATATTGAAAGCGGTGATATTCGTGCGCTGGATAAAAACAGCAAAAACTTCGTTTCGCTGTCGGAAAATCCTGACGTTTTCTTCGAGTAA